aaaattAGGTTGCGGGCTCTGTcgttgttggagatggtttGTCAGTTGTGGAGGTTGGCGCAAgatggtaggtaggttggtTGGAGGCCGAGCTTGGCAATGATATGCAACGCTCGGGGCGGGATGTTATGTGAAAGTTGGAGTGTGGCAGCTTGCATCACAGAGTTGCGTGCTTGGTATAAACCGATTCTCCCGAGATAGGTAGAAAAGGGACATgagaaaagagggaaaaaaTTCACTGACAAATCCAAGttcaacatccccaacgCCAACGGGCTCCCCGCCCTCGACCGATTCCTCACATTGTTGAAGCCCTCCCGCAGGCTAACCGGCATGCGTGATGTGCCGGGCATCTTGAGATTTGGGTCTGTGGTTGTTTTACCAATCCAGTCTCTCGTGTCGAAATATCCCCCCTTTATAATAAACAACAaataaacaaacaaacaaaagcAATTGacccaaagaaaacaaacggGTCAAGATGAGTCCCCCCTACAGATTCACGTAGGTGGTGTGAAAGTGGGATGAATGGAAGGGAAGTAATGGCTGGGGAAGTGCTTCTGGGCTTGCTTTAGCGGGTGACGCTGTAGACAAAAGAGCGGAGGCTGTCTCTCCAGCAAGGCCAATTAGCGTGGTAGCCTGCCCGCGCGCGATGGCGATGTGTGAAAGAACCCGCGGCTCCCGGCAACCCCACACAAAAGTTGGAGATGGGAGTGAGCCGTTGTCATGCACCTCGCGGGCTGAGGACAATCACATGCtgggttttttttgtgtAGCTGATCCCATTCGATAAAACATAGCTTCCCTCCTACATATTCGCATTTCCTATGTCTTCCGCTAGAACAGCTGCCGGTGTGTCACCAATGCTCTTCATCCAAAAACGACACTCACTCAATCACCCATTCCGCATGATCGATTAAAAGGATACCCTCACCCAAAACtaccctccccacctcccagGTCGTCGTCACACTCTCAACACAGCAAAAGCTCCGAGGCCTGGTTACGAAATCTGGAAAAAGCTGACCATCTGATGCAATCGTGGCATCTGCCTCTGGCTCACGATCGTGCTTGGCGCTGCGCCGCTACTGCTCGACCGTTACGTTACCATCCCGAAGCGAAGCCAGCTCGCCTGAGGTCACTGACTGGTGATGACTCGATAAGTGATAAGTTGCAACCCTGGGTTTTTCCATGAACTCTACAGTCCCCAGGTCAGTTGGTCTGCAGCACCTGCCTGTTGTTCTATCTCAAACAACACCTCATCTCAAAGCAAACATCAGcaaaacaacacacacaaatGCATCAACCATATGCTTTGATCCTTTCCCCCCTGGCCATGATTGATATACAAGataaaccaacccccccaccccccctccctccgcgGACCCTTTCCTCTCTCATATTGCACAGCCCAGTGTGACTTCTTTTAAAAACAGCCAGCAACATCACATCATTGCCCGCAATATTAccgacatcatcctcattcatgtcttccctccccaccacgcCGCTCGGCCCATGTCTTGCGTGTGCCTACAATTTCAAACAGCACACCAAAGCAAGTCAAAAAGCCCCTGGCCTCCCCCCTCGCTTTTTTTGTGCAGCCACCCTCCAATCGCTATTCTGTCCAAAAGacccccctccaaaagatGAAAAATAAAACCTAACGCCTGTATTGACTGTTTCAACCCAAGTCCCATGGTATGAAGTCAAAAATGATTTAAACGCCCgcagtggtgatgctgataaTGGCGCAATGCACAATCCGCCTGTGTGCCCGAAAAAGTAGGGTCTGGTTCGGAATTCGTGTCTAATCCGTCGTCATCGTTTGAGTCTGTTTATTGCTTTAATCTTCGAAATCCTCAGGTGCGCCGTTCCTTCGTCAGGATTTGCCAAAAGAGGTTCGCCATTGCTGGACAAATCTTTGAGACTCGGTCTCGCATGCGTTGGCCCCGGCTGATACACAGTCGACGAGCCTGACGGCGATGTCTCCGTCCTTGTACTGATCCCCCTTGTTGCCTTGGCTGTAGGAGTTCAGAAGACGCTGATCGATGATGGCGAGACGGGCGAGAATGGTGGGATGCCACTGAACAATGTGCTCCTAGAGGAGGTCAGTAAGCCTGGCAGCTTTGGAAGTTATGGCAAACAAGTCTTACCAAGGCGTGTGTCTCGGCCTTCTGAAAGTTGTAGCTCCGGTAAATAGGATCAAACCAAGTGTCCAAGAAGAACTCGCCCCATTCTCCGTTGCGAACGATGAAGCTCCCAACAGACAACCCGTCCTTGTCCTGCGTGAGAATAAAGTCCACGTCCTGCCCGGTAAGGTGGGAAAATgtcttgatgatgctgtcTGGCGGGACAACGGGATGGTCCTTCTTCATGAGGTCCGTCAACTTGGCCGTCTTCATGATGTGGTCCTCAATCTTCAGCTGCGGGTTCATCACGAAGGCGTTCTGGTCCAGATACCAGAGGAAGTAGGCCTCGGGATACTTGGTGAGAGCATGGCGCATGGCCACCACTTTGGTCCACGATCCCGGCGCACCCTTCAGATCATAGTCGCCGACATTGGCAAAGAAAGTTTGATATCCTGTCAGTCCTGTTAGTCGGCTGTTGTGTGGCTTTTTAGCGGCATCAACATACCATGCTTCTTGGCATATTCTATCCTGTTCTCCTTGATCGAGTCGATGTACCCCTTGCCGTACTTGGCCTCGTCGaacaccgtcaccaccaccaccggcgggTTACCAGTAGGCATGCGCTTCTTAAGCTTTGGATGCCCATTGCCGCGGGTGAGCAGGTATATTACCGTCAAGAAGAACAGTCCCGTGATCGCGATGAGCTTGAAGCGGCTTCTCCGTAGCATGGGTAGACGGTTCGACCGAGGCATGTACGGCGGAGGAATCGACGTCTTTCGTGGGGGTAGTGCGAAATGCATCTTGTCTCGTGGTGGCTTGGATCTTCCCAAGACTCAGGTTCGATTCCACCTAGTCTTCCAGAAGATACCAGTCGAGATTGCTTGCCGGAAGGACGTGT
The window above is part of the Podospora bellae-mahoneyi strain CBS 112042 chromosome 3, whole genome shotgun sequence genome. Proteins encoded here:
- the MNN11 gene encoding putative alpha-1,6-mannosyltransferase mnn11 (CAZy:GT34; EggNog:ENOG503NX7S; COG:G; COG:M); translation: MHFALPPRKTSIPPPYMPRSNRLPMLRRSRFKLIAITGLFFLTVIYLLTRGNGHPKLKKRMPTGNPPVVVVTVFDEAKYGKGYIDSIKENRIEYAKKHGYQTFFANVGDYDLKGAPGSWTKVVAMRHALTKYPEAYFLWYLDQNAFVMNPQLKIEDHIMKTAKLTDLMKKDHPVVPPDSIIKTFSHLTGQDVDFILTQDKDGLSVGSFIVRNGEWGEFFLDTWFDPIYRSYNFQKAETHALEHIVQWHPTILARLAIIDQRLLNSYSQGNKGDQYKDGDIAVRLVDCVSAGANACETESQRFVQQWRTSFGKS